A segment of the Panacibacter ginsenosidivorans genome:
GCAAAGATCAGCGGCGCAACAATTGTTGCATCGCTCTCTACAATAAATTTAGGTGTGCTGATGTCTAATTTACCCCAGGTAATTTTTTCGTTAGGAACTGCTCCACTGTAAGAGCCATAAGATGTAGTGCTGTCGCTGATCTGGCAAAAATAACTCCAGAAAGGAACATCGTGCCATTCAAGATCCTGATACATCATTGGCACTACACAAATTGGAAAATCTCCCGCAATACCACCACCTATCTGGAAGAAACCAACACCTTTGCCACTACTGTTTGCACGATACCATTCACTCAGCCACACCATGTATTCAATACCACTTTTCATGGTGCTTGCTTTCAATTCGTTCTTGATAACATAGCTTGCAAAAATATTTCCCATTGTGCTATCTTCCCAACCCGGCACCACAATAGGAATATTTTTTTCTGCTGCAGCAAGCATCCAGCTATTCTTTGGATCGATCTCGTAGTATTGTTGCAGCACGCCACTCAGCAACATCTTATACATAAACTCATGTGGAAAATATCTTTCACCCGCAGTCTCTGCATCTTTCCATATTTTATGAATGTGCTGCTGCAATCTTCTGAATGCTTCTTCTTCAGGTATGCAGGTATCTGTAACGCGGTTGTAATGGTTCTCCAAAAGATCCCATTCTTCCTGCGGACTAAGATCGCGGTAATTAGGCACACGCTTATAATGGCTATGCGCCACAAGGTTCATAATATCTTCTTCCAGGTTTGCGCCTGTGCAACTAATGATAGCAATCTTATCCTGGCGTATCATTTCTGCCAGCGATAAACCCAACTCTGCGGTGCTCATAGCACCTGCCAGCGTAACCATCATTTTGCCGCCTTCCTGTAAATGTGTTTCATAACCTTTGGCTGCATCTATTAATGCTGCCGCATTAAAGTGGCGGTAATGATGCAGTATAAATTGAGAAACGGGACCTTTATTCATCTCAAAAAATTTAGAGCGCAAATGTAGTAAAGTAGTAGCTGATTTAGGGTATTATGCTTTGGTGAATTTTATGGACCCGGCATTTGTACATGTATAAAGCTTTGTTGCGTCGCACGCTTGTACTGAAGATCATGCTTCAGCAATCAGCCCTCAGGTTTCAGTTAAATTAACTTTGATTACTGAGTGCTGATGTATGACTGCTTATACCTGTTCCGAACGTACAAGTGAGTGACACAACCAACGATGCCATAAAAAACTGCAGCCTGTAACATAAAATAAAAGCGACGGAATAGTTTCCGCCGCTCTTGCTTTACTAAAGGTGGTAGGTTTTATTGTTTTACAAATTGTGTTCTTTGCGTG
Coding sequences within it:
- a CDS encoding deoxyhypusine synthase family protein, which gives rise to MNKGPVSQFILHHYRHFNAAALIDAAKGYETHLQEGGKMMVTLAGAMSTAELGLSLAEMIRQDKIAIISCTGANLEEDIMNLVAHSHYKRVPNYRDLSPQEEWDLLENHYNRVTDTCIPEEEAFRRLQQHIHKIWKDAETAGERYFPHEFMYKMLLSGVLQQYYEIDPKNSWMLAAAEKNIPIVVPGWEDSTMGNIFASYVIKNELKASTMKSGIEYMVWLSEWYRANSSGKGVGFFQIGGGIAGDFPICVVPMMYQDLEWHDVPFWSYFCQISDSTTSYGSYSGAVPNEKITWGKLDISTPKFIVESDATIVAPLIFAYLLGW